Proteins encoded in a region of the Mesoflavibacter profundi genome:
- a CDS encoding GyrI-like domain-containing protein codes for MQYKIINTDTIYIVGLNQTANFTSNGLVTAKLAKSFMPIINLITNRVDQTTISLQNYTNFNLENFSPAIVFEKWIGVQVKDLNTVPDNLQSLTINAGKYLVINFEGTIEDFVSFWQDIHFNWLPNSEFKIDNRPHFERLGPEYNPNQAVNKEEIWIPIK; via the coding sequence ATGCAGTACAAGATAATTAACACAGATACAATTTATATTGTAGGATTAAATCAAACTGCAAATTTTACTTCAAATGGTTTGGTTACAGCAAAGCTGGCAAAATCGTTTATGCCAATTATTAATTTAATTACAAATCGCGTAGACCAAACAACGATATCTTTACAAAACTATACCAATTTTAATTTAGAAAATTTTAGTCCTGCAATAGTTTTTGAAAAATGGATAGGTGTACAAGTAAAAGACTTAAATACAGTACCAGATAATTTGCAATCCTTAACAATAAACGCTGGTAAATATTTGGTAATAAATTTTGAAGGTACTATTGAAGATTTTGTAAGCTTTTGGCAAGACATTCATTTTAATTGGTTGCCAAATTCAGAATTTAAAATAGATAACAGACCGCATTTTGAAAGGCTTGGTCCAGAATACAATCCAAATCAAGCAGTTAATAAAGAGGAAATTTGGATTCCTATTAAGTAG
- a CDS encoding RNA methyltransferase, with protein sequence MRKLKNSELDRLSIQDFKTSKKTPIIIVLDNIRSLNNIGSVFRTSDAFLVEKIYLCGITATPPHKDIHKTALGSTDTVDWEYIENTVELVEKLKAENYKVISIEQAENATMLDQFNPETNTKYALVFGNEVKGVSQKVVNASDLVIEIPQYGTKHSLNISVSCGVVVWDVFSKLKSLNVES encoded by the coding sequence ATGCGAAAACTAAAAAATAGCGAGTTAGACAGGCTATCTATACAAGATTTTAAAACCTCTAAAAAAACACCAATTATTATTGTTTTAGACAATATTAGAAGTCTAAACAATATTGGAAGCGTGTTTAGAACGAGTGATGCTTTTTTAGTTGAAAAAATTTACTTGTGTGGTATTACTGCAACGCCGCCACATAAAGACATTCATAAAACTGCTTTAGGTAGCACAGATACTGTTGATTGGGAATACATTGAAAACACTGTTGAATTAGTCGAAAAACTTAAAGCCGAAAATTATAAAGTTATAAGTATAGAACAAGCCGAAAACGCTACGATGTTAGACCAATTTAACCCTGAAACAAATACTAAATACGCTTTAGTTTTTGGTAACGAGGTAAAAGGTGTTTCTCAAAAAGTAGTCAATGCAAGTGACTTGGTAATAGAAATTCCGCAATATGGCACCAAACACTCTTTAAACATTAGCGTAAGTTGTGGCGTTGTTGTGTGGGATGTATTTAGTAAACTGAAAAGTTTGAATGTAGAAAGCTAA
- the mutS gene encoding DNA mismatch repair protein MutS — translation MAKKSKKVTPLMQQYNKIKAKYPDALLLFRVGDFYETFGEDAVKTANILGIILTKRGAGSESETELAGFPHHSLNTYLPKLVKAGERVAICDQLEDPKQTKTIVKRGVTELVTPGVALNDEVLQSKSNNFLCSVYFGKTSIGISFLDISTGEFLTAQGNSEYIDKLLQNFNPSEILVSKPNRNRFTEAFGNDFHTFNLEDWVYQTDFANETLLKHFNTSSLKGFGVQDLKDGIIASGSILHYLSETQHHKLEHITSIARIAEDDYVWMDKFTIRNLELYNSTNNNAVTLLNVIDKTISAMGGRMLKRWLALPLKHADKIKQRHEVVSFLKEDTVVLQKIQHYIKSIGDLERLISKIATQKVSPREVIQLKNSLEAIVPIKALATNCDNESLKIIGDNLQSCNVLREKIKETLNEDAPVNVLKGNTIANGFSSELDELRALSTSGKDYLDKMLERESERTGITSLKIASNNVFGYYIEVRNTHKDKVPEEWIRKQTLVSAERYITEELKEYEAKILGAEERILAIEQKLFADLVQWMSQYIKPVQQNAYLVGQLDCLCGFAQLAIDNKYVYPQLDDSYDLDIKDGRHPVIEKQLPIDQPYITNSVFLDRDSQQIIMITGPNMSGKSAILRQTALIVLLAQIGSFVPAKEARIGVVDKIFTRVGASDNISMGESTFMVEMNETASILNNISNRSLVLLDEIGRGTSTYDGISIAWAISEYLHEHPAKPKTLFATHYHELNEMTETFNRIKNYNVSVKELKDNVLFLRKLVEGGSEHSFGIHVAKMAGMPQQVLHRANKILKKLEKSHSSEELTDKVKSIKDDMQLSIFKLDDPLLESIKEEILITDIDTLTPVEALMKLNEIKRMLLKKK, via the coding sequence TTGGCAAAAAAAAGTAAAAAAGTCACACCTTTAATGCAGCAATACAACAAGATTAAAGCAAAATATCCAGATGCTTTATTGTTGTTTCGTGTAGGAGATTTTTATGAAACTTTTGGAGAAGATGCTGTAAAAACAGCAAATATTTTAGGAATTATCCTAACAAAACGAGGCGCTGGAAGCGAAAGTGAAACCGAACTTGCTGGTTTTCCGCATCATTCTTTAAACACATATTTACCAAAATTAGTAAAGGCTGGAGAACGCGTTGCAATTTGTGATCAATTAGAAGATCCTAAACAAACAAAAACGATAGTAAAACGTGGTGTAACAGAGCTAGTAACACCTGGTGTTGCCTTAAATGATGAGGTGTTACAATCTAAAAGTAACAACTTTTTATGCTCTGTATATTTTGGTAAAACCAGTATTGGGATTTCGTTTTTAGATATTTCTACAGGTGAATTTTTAACCGCTCAAGGTAATTCAGAATACATAGATAAGCTGCTTCAAAATTTCAACCCAAGTGAAATTTTAGTATCAAAACCTAATAGAAACAGATTTACAGAAGCATTTGGTAACGATTTTCACACTTTTAATTTAGAAGATTGGGTTTATCAAACCGATTTTGCTAATGAAACTCTGTTAAAACATTTTAATACATCATCTCTTAAAGGATTTGGCGTACAAGATCTTAAAGATGGTATTATTGCATCGGGATCAATTTTACATTATCTATCCGAAACGCAACATCACAAACTAGAACATATTACTTCAATAGCAAGAATTGCCGAAGATGATTATGTTTGGATGGATAAATTTACTATTAGAAATTTAGAGCTGTATAACTCTACAAACAACAATGCAGTTACACTTCTAAATGTAATAGATAAAACCATTTCTGCAATGGGCGGACGTATGTTAAAACGTTGGTTAGCGTTACCGCTAAAACATGCAGATAAAATTAAGCAACGTCATGAAGTTGTGTCCTTCTTAAAAGAAGATACAGTTGTACTTCAAAAAATACAACACTATATAAAAAGTATAGGAGATTTAGAACGATTAATTTCTAAAATAGCAACACAAAAGGTAAGTCCGCGTGAGGTTATTCAACTTAAAAATTCATTAGAAGCAATAGTGCCAATTAAAGCATTAGCAACTAATTGTGATAACGAATCTTTAAAAATCATTGGCGATAATTTACAAAGTTGCAATGTGCTTCGAGAAAAGATTAAAGAAACTTTAAACGAAGACGCGCCAGTAAATGTTTTAAAAGGAAATACAATTGCAAACGGATTTTCATCAGAATTAGACGAGCTTAGAGCGCTATCAACTTCAGGAAAAGACTATTTAGATAAGATGTTAGAGCGCGAAAGTGAACGTACTGGAATAACGTCGCTTAAAATAGCATCTAACAACGTTTTTGGATATTACATTGAAGTAAGAAATACGCACAAAGATAAAGTGCCAGAAGAGTGGATACGTAAGCAAACTTTAGTTAGCGCAGAGCGTTACATTACTGAAGAATTAAAAGAATACGAAGCTAAAATTCTAGGTGCAGAAGAACGTATTTTAGCTATCGAGCAAAAGTTATTCGCAGATTTGGTACAATGGATGAGTCAATATATCAAGCCTGTACAACAAAATGCTTATCTAGTTGGGCAATTAGATTGTTTATGCGGTTTTGCTCAACTTGCTATTGATAATAAATATGTATATCCTCAATTAGACGATTCTTACGATTTAGATATAAAAGATGGTCGTCATCCAGTAATAGAAAAGCAGCTGCCAATAGATCAGCCATACATAACAAACTCTGTATTTTTAGATAGAGATTCGCAACAAATTATAATGATAACTGGACCAAATATGTCAGGTAAATCGGCTATATTAAGGCAAACAGCATTAATAGTTCTTTTAGCTCAAATAGGAAGTTTTGTACCTGCAAAAGAAGCTAGAATTGGTGTAGTAGATAAAATATTTACAAGAGTAGGAGCGAGTGATAATATTTCTATGGGCGAATCTACATTTATGGTAGAAATGAATGAAACCGCGTCTATTCTTAATAATATCTCAAATAGAAGTTTAGTATTGTTAGACGAAATTGGACGCGGAACAAGTACTTACGATGGTATATCTATAGCATGGGCAATAAGTGAATATTTACACGAACATCCTGCTAAACCAAAAACATTATTTGCTACACACTATCATGAATTAAATGAAATGACAGAAACATTTAATCGTATAAAAAACTATAATGTATCTGTAAAAGAATTAAAAGATAACGTCTTGTTCTTACGTAAATTAGTAGAAGGTGGTAGCGAGCATAGTTTTGGAATACATGTAGCTAAGATGGCAGGAATGCCTCAACAAGTATTGCATAGAGCAAATAAAATTTTAAAGAAATTAGAGAAAAGTCATTCTAGTGAAGAATTAACAGATAAAGTAAAATCTATAAAAGATGACATGCAATTAAGTATTTTTAAATTAGATGATCCGCTTTTAGAAAGTATAAAAGAAGAAATACTAATAACAGATATTGATACTTTAACACCTGTAGAAGCCTTAATGAAGCTAAATGAAATAAAACGTATGCTTCTGAAAAAGAAGTAA
- a CDS encoding 3-deoxy-D-manno-octulosonic acid transferase yields the protein MNIIYNILIYLTSLVLKVIALFNHKIKLGVKGRANTFNSLKNEIKKDDKTLWFHCASLGEYEQGLPIFDILRKDYPKHKIVLTFFSPSGYEIRKNAPFADVVVYLPLDTKSNAKQFIKLVNPELTVFVKYEIWPNYLNEIKKNGLRAILISAVFRKDQSFFKWYGTQTKQALFAFEHIFTQNEVSKNLLESIGYKNATVSGDTRFDRVLNQLQIDNTLDFIETFKHDKLCIVIGSSWPEDEAILVPYINQCKHDVKFIIAPHNIKAKQIEGLKQSLQKETVLFSNKENYNLKDSQVFIVDTIGFLSKIYSYANIAYVGGAMGTTGLHNILEPAVFGVPIIIGSNHKKFPEAQAMIDHSNVFSVNDYTSLKNKLDLLIDNKTVREETGEKSFNFVKEKEGAVIQIVKFLRK from the coding sequence TTGAATATTATCTACAACATCCTTATTTATTTGACTTCTTTGGTCTTAAAAGTAATTGCACTTTTTAACCACAAGATAAAATTAGGCGTAAAAGGTCGCGCTAATACGTTTAATAGTCTTAAAAATGAAATTAAAAAAGATGATAAAACACTTTGGTTTCATTGTGCATCTTTAGGTGAATATGAGCAAGGTTTGCCTATTTTTGACATACTAAGAAAAGATTATCCTAAACATAAAATTGTTTTAACATTTTTCTCTCCATCTGGTTATGAGATTAGAAAAAATGCACCATTTGCAGATGTTGTTGTGTATTTGCCATTAGACACTAAATCTAATGCGAAACAATTTATCAAACTTGTAAATCCTGAGTTAACTGTTTTTGTGAAGTACGAAATTTGGCCAAATTATTTAAATGAAATTAAAAAGAATGGTTTACGCGCGATATTAATATCTGCTGTATTTAGAAAAGATCAATCCTTTTTTAAATGGTATGGAACACAAACTAAACAAGCACTTTTTGCATTTGAACATATTTTTACGCAAAACGAAGTGTCTAAAAATTTACTTGAAAGCATAGGTTATAAAAATGCTACAGTTTCCGGCGACACAAGGTTTGATCGTGTTTTAAATCAGTTACAGATTGACAATACTCTTGATTTTATTGAAACTTTTAAACATGATAAATTATGTATTGTTATTGGTAGTTCTTGGCCAGAAGATGAAGCTATTTTAGTACCATACATTAATCAATGCAAACATGATGTAAAGTTTATTATTGCACCTCATAATATAAAAGCTAAGCAGATTGAAGGCTTAAAACAGTCCCTACAAAAAGAGACTGTTTTATTTTCAAATAAAGAAAATTATAATCTTAAAGATTCTCAAGTTTTTATTGTTGACACAATTGGCTTTTTGAGCAAAATTTATAGCTATGCAAATATAGCTTATGTTGGTGGCGCAATGGGTACAACTGGATTACATAACATATTAGAACCTGCTGTTTTTGGTGTTCCGATTATAATTGGTTCTAATCATAAAAAGTTTCCTGAAGCGCAAGCTATGATTGATCATAGTAACGTGTTTTCTGTAAATGATTATACTTCACTTAAAAATAAATTAGACTTACTTATTGACAACAAAACAGTTAGAGAAGAAACTGGAGAAAAAAGTTTCAATTTTGTAAAAGAAAAAGAAGGCGCGGTAATCCAAATTGTTAAGTTTTTACGTAAATAA
- a CDS encoding DegT/DnrJ/EryC1/StrS family aminotransferase — MVDLKGQYADIKQEVDTSIQEIIDNTAFINGPKVHQFQKNLENYLGVKHVIPCANGTDALQIAMMGLGLEQGDEVITADFTFAATVEVIALLKLTPVLVDVDPDNFNIDIDAIKKAITPKTKAIVPVHLFGQCANMEAIMQIAKEHNLYVIEDNAQAIGADFTYSDGTKAKAGTIGHVASTSFFPSKNLGCYGDGGAIFTNDDDLAHTIRGIVNHGMYERYHHDVVGVNSRLDSIQAAVLDAKLPHLDNYNQARRDAARKYNEALKDVPQITLPKTVNNCEGICDTCDCHVFHQYTLKLVNVDRDALVKFLNSHDIPCGVYYPIPLHKQKAYQDNRYNEADFTVTNQLVQQVISLPMHTELEDDQIEFITTKIKEFIANN, encoded by the coding sequence ATGGTTGACCTTAAAGGTCAATATGCAGATATAAAACAAGAAGTAGATACTTCAATTCAAGAGATTATTGATAATACAGCTTTTATTAATGGTCCAAAAGTGCATCAATTTCAAAAAAACTTAGAAAATTATTTAGGTGTAAAGCATGTTATACCATGTGCAAATGGTACAGATGCTTTACAAATAGCAATGATGGGATTAGGTTTAGAGCAAGGTGATGAGGTCATTACAGCCGATTTCACTTTTGCTGCAACCGTAGAAGTTATTGCGCTTTTAAAATTAACACCAGTTTTAGTAGATGTAGATCCAGATAATTTTAATATCGATATAGACGCTATTAAAAAGGCAATTACGCCTAAAACAAAAGCAATTGTGCCAGTACATTTATTTGGTCAATGTGCTAACATGGAAGCGATAATGCAAATAGCTAAAGAGCATAATCTTTATGTTATAGAAGATAACGCACAAGCAATTGGCGCAGATTTTACCTATTCTGATGGCACAAAAGCAAAAGCAGGAACAATTGGTCATGTAGCCTCAACATCATTTTTTCCCTCAAAAAACTTAGGCTGTTATGGTGATGGAGGCGCTATTTTTACAAACGATGACGATTTAGCACATACCATTAGAGGTATTGTAAATCACGGAATGTACGAGCGTTATCACCATGATGTTGTCGGTGTAAATTCGCGTTTAGATTCAATCCAAGCAGCAGTTTTAGATGCCAAATTACCACATTTAGATAATTATAATCAAGCACGTCGTGACGCAGCAAGAAAGTACAATGAAGCCTTAAAAGATGTGCCACAAATTACATTGCCTAAAACCGTAAATAACTGCGAAGGTATTTGTGATACCTGCGATTGTCACGTATTCCATCAATACACATTAAAATTAGTAAATGTAGATAGAGATGCGCTAGTTAAGTTTTTAAATAGTCACGATATCCCTTGCGGCGTTTACTATCCAATACCATTACACAAACAAAAAGCGTATCAGGATAACAGGTACAACGAAGCAGATTTTACAGTCACAAACCAATTGGTACAACAGGTGATTTCTTTACCAATGCATACCGAATTAGAAGACGATCAAATCGAATTTATTACAACAAAGATTAAAGAATTTATAGCAAATAATTAG
- the galE gene encoding UDP-glucose 4-epimerase GalE gives MKVLVTGGLGFIGSHTVVELQNKGFEVVIIDNLSNSSIKVLDGIVSITGKAPIFENLDLKEKSKVQKFFLNHQDIVGVIHFAASKAVGESVEQPLMYYENNINTLVYVLQELTKLEQSNFIFSSSCTVYGQADELPISENAPIKPAESPYGNTKQIGEEIIKDTCKVTPKLNAIALRYFNPIGAHPTAKIGELPIGVPQNLVPFITQTGVGIREQLSVFGDDYPTPDGTCIRDYIHVVDVAKAHVVALQRLLESNNTSNYEYFNLGTGTGSSVLEVINSFERVSGEKLNYKIANRREGDVISAYADTTKANQVLGWKAESSLDDAMTSAWKWQQRLNSN, from the coding sequence ATGAAGGTACTAGTAACAGGAGGATTAGGATTTATCGGTTCGCATACCGTAGTCGAGCTTCAAAACAAAGGTTTTGAAGTCGTTATAATTGATAATTTATCAAATTCATCAATAAAAGTATTAGACGGTATTGTTAGTATTACAGGTAAAGCACCAATTTTTGAAAATCTAGACTTAAAAGAAAAATCCAAAGTCCAAAAATTCTTTTTAAACCATCAAGATATAGTTGGTGTTATACATTTTGCAGCAAGTAAAGCAGTTGGAGAAAGTGTAGAACAACCGTTAATGTATTATGAAAATAATATAAACACTCTGGTTTATGTGTTGCAAGAATTAACAAAATTAGAGCAATCTAATTTCATCTTTAGTTCGTCTTGTACCGTTTATGGGCAAGCAGATGAATTACCAATTTCAGAAAACGCGCCAATAAAACCTGCCGAATCACCTTATGGTAATACCAAACAAATAGGTGAAGAAATTATTAAAGACACCTGTAAAGTCACACCAAAATTAAATGCAATCGCTTTACGATATTTTAATCCAATTGGAGCACATCCAACAGCAAAAATAGGAGAATTACCAATTGGAGTACCACAAAACTTAGTGCCATTTATCACACAAACAGGAGTTGGAATACGCGAACAACTATCTGTTTTTGGTGATGATTATCCAACACCAGATGGAACGTGTATAAGAGATTACATTCATGTAGTAGATGTAGCAAAAGCACACGTTGTCGCTTTACAACGCTTGTTAGAATCTAATAATACAAGTAATTACGAGTATTTTAATTTAGGAACAGGAACAGGTAGTAGCGTGTTAGAAGTCATAAATTCTTTTGAGCGTGTTTCTGGAGAGAAATTAAATTATAAGATTGCCAATAGAAGAGAAGGTGATGTTATTTCTGCATATGCAGACACGACAAAAGCCAATCAAGTTTTGGGTTGGAAAGCAGAATCTTCACTTGACGACGCTATGACATCTGCTTGGAAATGGCAACAACGCTTAAATTCAAATTAG
- the lspA gene encoding signal peptidase II: MSARNILITALIFLNIAIDQISKFIVRAEVAKGSVSEIIGDVFTLHNVENEGAFLGMGSDFSPGLRIALLLILPILVLAFVLRHIIKEKTMDNMTLVGFCCIIGGGIANVYDRIVYGSVTDFLHLDFGGFLRTGIFNIADVSVMVGMGCLIVGSFKKKKDAK; this comes from the coding sequence ATGAGCGCAAGAAACATACTTATTACTGCATTAATTTTTCTTAACATTGCTATTGACCAAATCTCTAAGTTTATTGTAAGAGCAGAAGTTGCTAAAGGAAGCGTTAGTGAAATTATAGGAGATGTTTTTACGCTTCATAATGTAGAAAACGAAGGCGCATTTTTAGGAATGGGAAGCGATTTTAGTCCTGGATTAAGAATCGCATTGCTACTAATTTTACCAATATTAGTTTTAGCTTTTGTCTTAAGACATATCATAAAAGAAAAAACAATGGACAATATGACCTTAGTTGGGTTTTGTTGTATTATTGGTGGCGGAATAGCAAATGTTTACGATCGTATTGTTTATGGATCTGTTACCGACTTTTTACATTTAGATTTTGGTGGTTTTTTAAGAACCGGAATTTTTAACATTGCAGATGTTTCTGTAATGGTTGGAATGGGTTGTTTAATTGTAGGTAGCTTTAAAAAGAAAAAAGACGCCAAATAA
- the fabD gene encoding ACP S-malonyltransferase, producing MKAYIFPGQGAQFTGMGLDLYENSPEAQHLFEDANSILGFNITDIMFEGTADQLKETKVTQPAIFLHSVILAKTLGDSFKPDMVAGHSLGEFSALVANGTLSFEDGLKLVSQRAMAMQKACEIQPSTMAAVLGLEDKLVEDICAKTEGIVVAANYNCPGQLVISGEVEAINRACEAMKEAGARRALVLPVGGAFHSPMMEPAREELAAAIENTTFSKPNCPIYQNVTASAIIDETEIKANLISQLTAPVRWTQSVQQMITDGATLFTEVGPGKVLQGLVKKIDRSAETESATISTEQ from the coding sequence ATGAAAGCATATATTTTTCCTGGTCAAGGTGCTCAGTTTACTGGTATGGGACTTGATTTATACGAAAACTCTCCAGAAGCTCAACATTTATTTGAAGATGCTAACTCAATTTTAGGGTTTAACATCACAGATATTATGTTTGAAGGTACTGCAGACCAATTAAAAGAAACTAAAGTAACACAACCTGCTATCTTTTTACATTCGGTAATTTTAGCAAAAACTTTAGGTGATAGTTTTAAACCTGATATGGTAGCTGGTCACTCTTTAGGTGAGTTTTCTGCATTAGTAGCAAACGGAACATTAAGCTTTGAAGATGGTTTAAAATTAGTATCACAACGTGCTATGGCTATGCAAAAAGCTTGCGAAATCCAACCAAGTACTATGGCGGCTGTTTTAGGTTTAGAAGACAAATTAGTTGAAGATATTTGTGCAAAAACTGAAGGTATTGTTGTTGCTGCTAACTACAACTGTCCAGGTCAATTAGTAATCTCTGGAGAAGTAGAAGCAATCAATCGCGCATGTGAAGCTATGAAAGAAGCTGGCGCAAGACGTGCTTTAGTACTACCTGTTGGTGGCGCATTTCACTCGCCAATGATGGAACCAGCTAGAGAAGAATTAGCTGCAGCTATAGAAAACACAACATTTAGCAAACCTAATTGCCCAATATACCAAAACGTAACAGCTAGCGCTATTATAGATGAAACTGAAATTAAGGCTAATTTAATTTCGCAATTAACAGCGCCTGTACGTTGGACACAATCTGTACAACAAATGATTACTGATGGTGCTACACTTTTTACTGAAGTTGGTCCTGGAAAAGTTTTACAAGGCTTAGTAAAAAAGATTGATAGATCTGCTGAAACTGAATCTGCAACAATAAGTACAGAGCAATAA